Proteins from a genomic interval of Oceanispirochaeta crateris:
- a CDS encoding monomeric [FeFe] hydrogenase: MSNIKLTSNLNKQVLVKIIQAFDSEDFPTSAYQIPFKMRPKHSDPHYRCCIHKERAAIRERVIAGLGFSVGEDDQIKLLSHYAQDAVEREELDGEVLTAIDTACQGCVPVRIHVTDMCQGCVAQSCVASCKFGAIKINNSKAEIDADLCKNCGKCINACSYSAIARLRVPCEEVCPVKAISKNELGVVEIDYERCISCGACVSGCPFGAIHERSQLIDILKSVNSDVPVVALIAPALQGQFPEPISKLATALTRIGFSHIQEVAEGADLTTLHEAREFAERMAQGESFMTTSCCAAYREMVVKLAPELEPFVSDTPTPMHYSAKIAKERFPGCITVFVGPCVAKRKEGLKDPYVDYVMSVEEMGALFVAKQIELSECEDYEFAVPSSSEAREFAISGGVSRAVAAAAPESAPIKPFCIDGLDKKAIALLRSFAKKGTCSEGNLIEVMACQGGCVGGSSILNNPKSAGVKIKNYASEGQSVCRIPDAVNV, encoded by the coding sequence ATGAGTAATATAAAACTGACGAGTAATTTGAATAAACAGGTTTTGGTAAAGATTATCCAGGCCTTTGATTCCGAAGATTTCCCTACATCAGCCTATCAGATCCCTTTCAAGATGCGTCCAAAACACAGTGACCCCCACTATCGGTGCTGTATCCATAAGGAGAGGGCGGCCATCAGAGAGAGAGTCATTGCAGGTCTTGGGTTTTCAGTTGGCGAAGATGACCAGATAAAGCTTCTTTCCCACTACGCTCAGGATGCGGTTGAACGGGAGGAACTGGACGGAGAAGTTCTTACAGCCATTGATACAGCCTGTCAGGGTTGTGTACCCGTTCGCATTCACGTGACCGATATGTGTCAGGGTTGTGTGGCCCAGTCCTGTGTGGCATCCTGCAAATTCGGAGCCATTAAAATCAATAATTCAAAAGCCGAGATCGATGCCGATTTGTGTAAAAATTGCGGAAAATGCATCAATGCCTGTTCTTACAGCGCCATTGCAAGACTCCGTGTTCCCTGTGAGGAGGTCTGTCCGGTCAAGGCCATCAGTAAGAACGAACTGGGTGTTGTGGAAATTGATTATGAACGCTGCATCAGCTGCGGAGCTTGTGTTTCCGGCTGTCCTTTTGGAGCGATACATGAGAGAAGCCAGTTGATCGACATCTTAAAATCAGTCAATAGTGATGTTCCGGTTGTGGCCCTCATCGCTCCCGCTTTGCAGGGTCAGTTTCCCGAACCCATCAGTAAACTTGCTACGGCTTTGACAAGAATCGGGTTTTCCCATATTCAGGAAGTGGCAGAAGGAGCCGATCTGACCACTTTGCATGAAGCCAGGGAGTTTGCAGAACGAATGGCCCAGGGAGAGTCTTTTATGACGACATCCTGCTGTGCCGCCTATCGGGAGATGGTGGTCAAGCTCGCTCCGGAACTGGAACCCTTCGTTTCCGATACACCAACTCCCATGCATTATAGTGCCAAAATAGCCAAGGAACGTTTTCCAGGATGCATCACTGTTTTTGTGGGACCCTGTGTGGCCAAAAGGAAGGAAGGTTTAAAAGATCCCTATGTGGATTATGTCATGAGTGTCGAAGAAATGGGTGCCTTGTTTGTTGCTAAGCAGATTGAACTGAGTGAATGTGAAGATTATGAATTTGCTGTCCCCAGCTCCAGCGAAGCCCGGGAGTTTGCTATTTCGGGAGGGGTCAGTAGAGCCGTTGCGGCCGCCGCCCCCGAGAGTGCTCCCATAAAACCCTTTTGCATAGACGGGTTGGATAAGAAGGCCATTGCCCTGCTGAGATCATTTGCGAAGAAAGGGACATGCAGCGAAGGAAATCTTATAGAAGTCATGGCTTGCCAGGGAGGATGTGTCGGTGGTTCGTCCATTCTGAATAATCCAAAATCTGCGGGAGTCAAAATCAAAAATTATGCCTCCGAAGGCCAGTCGGTATGTCGAATTCCCGATGCGGTCAATGTATAA
- a CDS encoding carbohydrate ABC transporter permease: MSQRIDSKWNRSVLVALVLLTFGVLVGGFAILQNMQSYKVFMTIFAVIWGLGSVALLYFVLNAVAESMPHKIRSTAVAVVFAGPAVVMLFWALVIPTLRSLRLSFADANGNGFVSFDNYKFAFTDPIMIESFRNNLLWMVFGTSFCIITGLLIAVLADKSKAEKIFKSLIFMPMAISFVGAGVIWKFMYAYKGEGINITEIGLLNAIVTAFGGEAQAWLLLPVWNNFLLIIIMVWLQTGYAMVILSSAIKGIPDEINEAARVDGANGLTIFFRITIPYIMPTIVTVTTTILIFSLKLFDIVRVMTGGNYGTNVMANEFYLRQFTYGNSGEASAIAIVLLVVIIPVLAYNLKQFRDRKVLK; this comes from the coding sequence ATGAGCCAAAGAATCGATTCAAAATGGAATCGGAGTGTTTTAGTAGCCCTTGTATTACTCACATTTGGGGTTCTGGTTGGAGGATTTGCGATCCTTCAGAATATGCAGAGTTATAAAGTATTCATGACAATCTTTGCGGTCATCTGGGGACTAGGCTCAGTGGCATTGCTCTATTTTGTTTTGAATGCGGTAGCAGAATCGATGCCCCACAAAATCCGATCGACTGCAGTGGCCGTAGTGTTTGCTGGTCCCGCCGTGGTTATGCTCTTCTGGGCCCTGGTTATTCCGACACTTCGTTCACTGCGACTCAGCTTTGCTGATGCGAATGGAAACGGTTTTGTTTCTTTTGACAATTATAAATTTGCCTTCACAGATCCGATCATGATAGAGAGTTTCAGAAACAACCTGCTGTGGATGGTCTTCGGAACCTCTTTCTGTATTATTACAGGATTACTCATTGCGGTTTTAGCCGATAAGAGCAAGGCAGAGAAAATATTCAAATCCCTCATTTTTATGCCCATGGCCATCTCTTTTGTAGGTGCCGGGGTCATTTGGAAATTCATGTATGCCTATAAAGGAGAAGGGATCAATATAACAGAAATTGGACTCCTGAATGCCATTGTTACCGCCTTTGGAGGGGAGGCTCAAGCCTGGCTTCTTCTGCCTGTGTGGAACAATTTTCTCCTGATCATCATTATGGTCTGGCTGCAGACGGGGTATGCCATGGTTATCCTTTCTTCTGCCATAAAAGGGATACCCGATGAAATCAATGAAGCAGCACGTGTAGACGGTGCCAATGGATTGACCATATTTTTCCGGATTACCATCCCCTACATCATGCCTACCATTGTGACAGTCACCACAACTATTCTGATTTTCAGCCTGAAACTGTTTGATATTGTCAGAGTCATGACCGGAGGAAACTACGGAACAAATGTTATGGCCAATGAGTTTTACTTAAGGCAGTTCACCTATGGAAATTCTGGTGAAGCCTCGGCTATTGCCATCGTTCTTCTCGTGGTCATAATTCCTGTTTTAGCCTACAACCTAAAACAATTCAGGGATAGGAAGGTATTGAAATGA
- a CDS encoding DUF1450 domain-containing protein, translated as MKKIDVEICFGTTCFVLGGSQLQDLERVLGADLRDKINIIPRNCLGLCKDEKYNQAPYVKVNGQIVDTASIERVIDKIKSEIDE; from the coding sequence ATGAAAAAGATTGATGTGGAAATCTGCTTTGGAACAACCTGTTTTGTTTTGGGTGGATCCCAGCTCCAGGACCTGGAGAGAGTTCTTGGAGCTGATTTAAGGGATAAGATCAATATTATTCCGCGGAACTGCTTGGGACTCTGCAAGGATGAAAAATACAACCAGGCCCCCTATGTGAAGGTGAATGGTCAAATCGTTGATACGGCATCCATAGAGAGGGTTATAGATAAAATTAAGAGTGAGATTGATGAGTAA
- a CDS encoding glycoside hydrolase family 65 protein yields MKNEKTLWTITRNFGDSRLMPELKTLLFCGNGFLGVQANAPGSSQTSGTFINGFYETTPITYGEKAYGYPGMQQVMIPLVDVLNWEVSKATASGYEALDISKGTIELDMQKGIRKTSCQIVGSDGSDLLIQEEVLTSLVHSQCLYSRITLKGRGKYRITRRIGPPNLESKESGDPRKMESLQKDLFRKSDYTVTSRGCMIEETTTSSNLSYRCTVCLDRFSRYEGIESNQYETLYQDIDLDESSESSRLLMARFEADPPSGLPSEKVRDEQKNFPMDWQKICSEQENYLKDFWKKADTIIEGKPEYTRALRYNSYGLLQSTGTDPARSGAAKGLSSGGYNGHTFWDADIYIQGALNNIDPRRARTLVEYRIAHLKEARDRAEELSEVGALYPWRTINGRECSAFFPAGTAQFHINADIIWGLKSFLDHSGERDILLKGGAEMLFETARFWAAFALDVPGKGYCLHCVTGPDEYTALVNNNFYTNLMAREHLSFAHATALELLDEFPEWTAKLIKQLNLSIREINSWRHIAHHFYLPKVEDSLIYKQDDSFLEKSPWDWEHTPLEKRPLLLHYHPLKIYRHRVMKQPDVIMGLLLQKQYFDKEVFASNFDYYEPLTSGDSSLSSAIQSAVAALGDRQEQAEDYFRKNLFLDLEDKEGNTDNGIHLAAMGGARIALLYGFAHMEISAGVLHLNPDFPRNWGRISFSLLHKGVLLKVHYDPSDQSVQLTADAPLNIEINETQIRLSKNEKQTVRIFQEIS; encoded by the coding sequence TTGAAGAACGAAAAGACTCTTTGGACAATCACCAGAAATTTTGGGGACTCCCGCTTAATGCCAGAGTTGAAGACTCTCCTGTTTTGCGGCAATGGTTTTCTAGGAGTTCAGGCCAATGCCCCCGGGAGTTCTCAAACTTCGGGGACATTCATCAATGGCTTTTATGAGACAACCCCCATTACTTACGGAGAAAAAGCATACGGATACCCCGGGATGCAACAGGTAATGATTCCCCTTGTAGATGTACTTAACTGGGAGGTCAGTAAAGCGACAGCCTCAGGCTATGAGGCTCTGGATATTTCAAAAGGAACCATAGAACTGGATATGCAAAAGGGTATCCGGAAGACGAGCTGTCAGATCGTCGGCTCTGATGGTTCAGACCTATTGATCCAGGAAGAAGTGCTCACCTCCCTTGTACACTCACAGTGTCTTTACAGCCGAATAACACTGAAAGGCAGGGGGAAATACAGGATTACCAGAAGGATAGGACCTCCAAACCTTGAAAGTAAAGAAAGCGGCGATCCCCGTAAAATGGAATCTCTTCAAAAAGATCTTTTCAGGAAGAGTGACTACACAGTCACTTCCCGGGGATGCATGATTGAAGAGACAACCACCTCCAGTAATTTGAGTTACCGATGCACGGTCTGCCTCGATAGGTTTTCACGTTATGAAGGGATAGAGTCCAATCAGTACGAAACCCTGTATCAGGATATAGATTTAGATGAATCATCGGAATCTTCCAGATTGCTGATGGCTCGTTTTGAAGCCGATCCCCCCTCAGGGTTGCCTTCTGAAAAAGTAAGGGATGAGCAGAAGAACTTCCCAATGGATTGGCAGAAAATCTGCTCTGAACAAGAAAATTACCTGAAAGACTTCTGGAAGAAAGCTGATACGATCATCGAGGGAAAACCCGAATATACCAGAGCCCTGCGCTACAACAGCTATGGGCTCCTCCAGTCGACAGGAACAGATCCTGCTCGGAGCGGAGCCGCCAAAGGACTGAGCAGTGGAGGTTATAACGGCCACACCTTCTGGGATGCCGATATTTATATTCAAGGAGCGCTGAATAATATAGATCCCCGGCGTGCCAGGACTCTTGTAGAATACAGGATTGCCCATCTCAAGGAAGCCCGGGACAGGGCTGAAGAACTTTCAGAAGTTGGAGCCCTCTACCCCTGGAGGACCATTAACGGGAGAGAATGTTCGGCCTTTTTCCCCGCAGGGACTGCTCAATTTCATATCAATGCAGATATTATATGGGGATTGAAAAGCTTCCTGGACCACAGTGGAGAAAGGGATATTCTCTTAAAAGGCGGTGCGGAAATGCTTTTCGAAACGGCCCGTTTCTGGGCGGCCTTTGCCCTTGACGTCCCGGGTAAAGGCTACTGTCTCCACTGTGTCACCGGGCCGGATGAGTATACGGCACTGGTGAATAACAACTTTTATACGAATCTGATGGCCAGAGAACATCTGAGCTTTGCCCATGCCACAGCCCTGGAACTGCTGGATGAGTTTCCAGAATGGACAGCAAAACTGATAAAACAGCTGAATCTGAGCATCCGGGAGATCAACTCCTGGCGGCATATAGCCCATCATTTTTATCTACCGAAAGTTGAGGACTCCCTCATATACAAACAAGATGATTCATTTCTGGAAAAGAGTCCCTGGGACTGGGAGCATACGCCTCTGGAGAAAAGGCCCCTACTCCTCCACTATCATCCCCTCAAGATTTACCGCCACCGCGTCATGAAACAACCCGATGTCATCATGGGGCTCCTCCTGCAGAAACAGTATTTTGATAAGGAAGTTTTTGCTTCCAATTTTGACTATTATGAGCCTCTCACAAGCGGGGACTCCTCCCTATCCTCTGCCATCCAATCGGCAGTTGCAGCCCTTGGAGACAGGCAGGAACAGGCTGAAGACTATTTTAGAAAGAACTTGTTCCTTGATCTGGAAGACAAGGAGGGAAATACGGATAACGGAATTCACCTGGCCGCCATGGGGGGAGCCAGAATCGCCTTACTCTATGGTTTTGCCCATATGGAAATCTCGGCGGGGGTATTGCATTTGAATCCTGATTTCCCCAGGAACTGGGGTAGGATTTCCTTTTCCCTGCTGCACAAAGGAGTTCTGCTGAAAGTTCACTATGATCCATCAGATCAAAGCGTACAATTAACAGCAGATGCACCTTTAAACATTGAAATAAATGAAACCCAAATCAGGCTTTCCAAAAATGAAAAACAGACAGTTCGGATTTTCCAAGAAATCTCATAA
- a CDS encoding carbohydrate ABC transporter permease — MSHMIKTRKSLTGRILVLITLVVIVTAWTIPTLGVFVTSFRDSKDIYSSGWWSVLPHKDFVKTAEFELPADTNPDAPIELEGVTADFADWREGIAVSENRTLRWYGNKRSRKIEVYEEKWIGFGANLTLQNYRDVLSGGTVDFVDGEGNTITRQGNDFADAVLNSIAVAIPATIIPILIAAFAAYAFAWMEFPGRKPLFIMVVALLVVPLQIALIPILRDYTRWGLNGTFVGMWLAHTGFGLPLAVYLLYNYISTLPRDIFESAYLDGATPFVTFVRLVLPLSIPALASFAIFQFLWVWNDYLVALVFLGDKNRVVTSALAAMIGEKGQDWHLLTSGAFLSMIIPLTVFFGLQRFFVRGLMAGSVKG, encoded by the coding sequence ATGAGCCATATGATCAAAACAAGAAAGTCCCTAACAGGACGAATTCTGGTACTGATAACTCTCGTTGTAATTGTTACCGCCTGGACGATACCGACCTTGGGTGTCTTTGTAACATCCTTTCGAGATTCCAAAGATATTTACAGCTCTGGTTGGTGGTCGGTTCTCCCTCATAAAGATTTTGTAAAAACCGCTGAATTTGAACTTCCGGCAGACACGAATCCCGATGCTCCCATCGAGTTGGAGGGAGTGACAGCAGACTTTGCCGACTGGCGTGAAGGAATAGCCGTATCCGAAAATAGGACTCTCCGCTGGTATGGGAATAAAAGATCACGAAAAATTGAAGTCTACGAGGAAAAATGGATAGGATTCGGGGCCAATTTAACCCTGCAGAACTATAGAGATGTCCTATCTGGGGGTACGGTAGACTTTGTCGATGGAGAAGGAAACACAATCACCCGGCAAGGGAACGATTTTGCAGATGCCGTACTAAACTCTATTGCCGTAGCCATTCCGGCAACGATAATCCCCATTCTTATTGCAGCCTTTGCGGCTTATGCCTTTGCCTGGATGGAATTTCCCGGAAGAAAACCTCTGTTTATCATGGTAGTGGCACTTCTGGTTGTGCCTCTGCAAATAGCCTTGATCCCCATTTTAAGAGACTATACCCGGTGGGGTCTCAATGGAACGTTTGTAGGTATGTGGCTGGCCCATACTGGTTTTGGCCTCCCCCTGGCAGTCTATCTGCTCTACAACTACATCAGTACACTTCCCCGGGATATATTTGAGTCGGCCTATCTGGACGGAGCCACTCCCTTTGTAACCTTTGTACGCCTTGTATTGCCCTTATCCATCCCGGCCTTAGCCAGTTTTGCCATTTTCCAGTTCCTCTGGGTCTGGAACGACTACCTTGTGGCACTGGTCTTCCTGGGAGATAAAAACAGGGTTGTCACAAGCGCCCTGGCTGCCATGATTGGAGAAAAAGGACAGGATTGGCATCTTCTCACGTCCGGTGCTTTCCTGAGTATGATCATTCCGCTGACCGTCTTCTTTGGTCTACAGAGATTCTTTGTAAGAGGCCTTATGGCCGGATCTGTTAAGGGCTGA
- a CDS encoding ABC transporter substrate-binding protein, which yields MKKIGILIIALLMFSTAVFAAGQKEASPAASETAMADDAYAAVRGKVVTMAGPFVDNDAIKFEQSVKSFEEMTGIDIQYEGSKEFEASIGISIEGGNAPDIVDFPQPGLLNNFVAKGYVIDLNKVLDMEKVKSNYIQSWLDMATMESPDGPIMAGLWGRVNGKSLVWYNKKEFDAAGYKVPTTWAELVSLQKMIISDGDSPWAVGIESGAATGWAATDWVEEMMLRTTSLENYDKWVSGELKFDSPEVRGAIETMASIWFADGMVYGGRKGIATTSFGDAPKVMFEKPPKAWLHKQGNFITSFFPDNLKAGEDYDFFYLPSVDPQYGKPVLVAGDIYAMFNDRPEVRMVMQYFATGASVEGWVKAGGAISPHKDSQLSWYTNIVDRKVAEVIQNATSVRFDGSDLMPGQVGAGSFWKEMTDYVSGTKTLDQAVKAIDASWPE from the coding sequence ATGAAAAAAATTGGTATTCTGATCATCGCATTGTTGATGTTTTCTACTGCAGTCTTTGCAGCAGGCCAGAAAGAGGCGAGTCCTGCTGCATCAGAAACGGCAATGGCAGATGATGCCTATGCGGCAGTACGGGGTAAAGTTGTTACAATGGCTGGACCTTTTGTAGACAATGATGCCATCAAATTCGAGCAGTCCGTCAAATCCTTTGAAGAGATGACAGGAATCGACATTCAATACGAAGGTTCAAAAGAATTTGAAGCCTCCATCGGGATCAGTATAGAAGGTGGAAACGCTCCCGACATCGTAGACTTTCCTCAGCCAGGGCTACTCAACAACTTCGTTGCCAAAGGCTACGTCATAGACTTGAACAAAGTCCTGGATATGGAAAAAGTAAAATCCAATTACATACAGAGTTGGCTCGATATGGCCACAATGGAGTCTCCTGACGGACCGATAATGGCAGGCCTTTGGGGCCGTGTAAACGGAAAGTCTCTGGTCTGGTATAACAAGAAAGAGTTTGATGCAGCAGGATATAAAGTACCGACAACATGGGCAGAATTAGTCAGCCTCCAAAAAATGATTATCTCCGACGGAGACAGCCCCTGGGCCGTGGGTATAGAATCCGGTGCAGCCACAGGCTGGGCTGCCACAGACTGGGTAGAAGAAATGATGCTCCGCACCACAAGTCTTGAAAACTATGACAAATGGGTTTCGGGAGAACTAAAATTTGACAGCCCAGAAGTTCGTGGTGCCATTGAAACCATGGCTTCAATCTGGTTTGCTGACGGAATGGTTTACGGTGGACGGAAAGGGATTGCCACAACCAGTTTTGGAGATGCTCCCAAGGTCATGTTTGAAAAACCACCTAAAGCCTGGTTGCACAAACAGGGGAACTTCATCACATCCTTTTTTCCAGACAACCTGAAAGCCGGAGAAGATTATGACTTTTTCTATCTTCCCAGCGTAGATCCTCAGTATGGAAAACCCGTGCTGGTAGCCGGTGACATTTATGCCATGTTTAACGACAGACCTGAAGTCCGGATGGTTATGCAGTATTTTGCCACAGGCGCCTCTGTAGAAGGCTGGGTCAAAGCAGGGGGAGCCATCTCTCCCCACAAAGACTCTCAGTTGAGTTGGTACACAAATATTGTTGACAGAAAGGTTGCAGAAGTCATCCAGAATGCGACCAGTGTTCGTTTTGACGGATCAGACCTAATGCCCGGTCAGGTTGGAGCCGGTTCATTCTGGAAAGAAATGACCGATTATGTTTCCGGAACAAAAACTCTGGATCAGGCCGTAAAGGCCATTGATGCCTCTTGGCCAGAATGA
- a CDS encoding LacI family DNA-binding transcriptional regulator yields MNKRATIYDVAEDAEVSITTVSRYLNNPESVKKETGLRISSSMEKLDYIRQGNAGSNASRSFRRVGVLTPFFPAPSFVERLRGMIPYFKEKNFEVIIYTIESPEQLAEYLSSVPFTRRLDGLILMSIHLTPAQNRLLQASDLHVVMIESDDENYSRILADDQRGGQMAAELFIKKNYLPCAFMGDENQSITYSCHPSELRLKGYMETLQDEGVTLPDSLIMESNTTVEDSHRVFRKFLDEGNRVRAIFAMCDLQAIGIMKAAREMNIRIPEDLAVLGFDDIESADWMGLSSISQHLGDSGRISAKLLLELITGNSNAIQKVNLQVELIERGTT; encoded by the coding sequence ATGAATAAAAGAGCAACCATCTACGATGTAGCCGAGGATGCAGAAGTAAGCATTACAACTGTCTCCCGTTATCTCAATAACCCGGAGAGCGTCAAGAAAGAGACGGGTCTCCGAATATCATCCAGCATGGAAAAACTCGACTATATCCGTCAGGGTAATGCGGGTTCGAATGCCAGCCGGTCATTCCGCAGAGTGGGAGTTCTGACCCCCTTCTTTCCTGCCCCTTCTTTTGTAGAGAGATTGAGAGGCATGATCCCCTACTTCAAAGAAAAAAACTTCGAAGTCATTATTTACACCATAGAAAGCCCGGAACAGCTTGCTGAATATTTGAGTTCTGTCCCCTTCACAAGACGACTGGACGGACTCATTCTCATGTCTATCCATCTGACTCCGGCTCAAAATCGCCTTCTTCAGGCATCTGATCTTCATGTGGTTATGATTGAATCAGATGATGAAAACTACAGCAGAATTCTTGCAGATGATCAGCGGGGCGGCCAGATGGCAGCCGAGCTGTTTATAAAGAAGAACTACCTCCCTTGCGCTTTTATGGGGGATGAAAACCAAAGCATCACCTATAGTTGTCACCCCTCAGAATTGAGACTGAAGGGCTATATGGAGACCTTACAAGATGAAGGAGTCACCCTTCCTGACTCTTTGATCATGGAATCCAATACCACGGTAGAGGACTCACACCGAGTATTCCGTAAGTTTCTGGACGAGGGGAACCGTGTGAGGGCCATCTTTGCCATGTGTGATCTCCAGGCAATTGGAATTATGAAAGCCGCCAGGGAAATGAATATCAGGATTCCCGAAGACCTGGCCGTACTGGGATTCGACGATATAGAGTCGGCAGACTGGATGGGATTGTCATCCATCTCCCAGCATCTGGGAGATTCAGGGCGGATTTCCGCAAAGCTCCTTCTGGAACTGATCACTGGCAACAGCAATGCCATACAAAAAGTAAACCTTCAAGTAGAGCTCATAGAGAGAGGAACGACCTAA
- a CDS encoding MFS transporter gives MITKAHKLSYAGFLWHGIFLALTVTFTEVNSVLPALVLQIGGSEVHIGFITAIMIGFPLISQLLFAPFIQSRKRKKPFLLAGLYARMSALFGIGLLLNSVDSFSPSIVLILIYCGLTVFTLSGAFSGISYVSLIGVTIPKELRHKFFLHKQVFWSLGVLISGVLTRYVLAGFSGTQKYTFLFALASLMLALGSIGFWMIREPDVALGAETTAPTTPGIKGVFSSMKVILKEDRTFRFYCIAINLLSLSIVIIPFYLPSLMRHFSLSPQIIGTIVLLQMGGMVLSNLIWPKIIKPLGFKGLLKIQATASLFIPFLLTILLVSGIGPGVIYVVFPLLGALAGAHKMCGEAVLVQISQEDRRALYSGIYGALNLSSAVAPLILGFLLRDITFLLLFPILGVFSLLAIPIVNKMICPIDVVKAQDDMISRS, from the coding sequence ATGATCACTAAGGCGCACAAATTAAGTTATGCAGGTTTTCTCTGGCATGGTATTTTTTTAGCACTCACGGTGACCTTTACAGAGGTAAACTCTGTATTGCCCGCTTTGGTTCTCCAAATAGGAGGCTCTGAAGTACACATTGGGTTTATAACGGCCATCATGATCGGTTTTCCTCTGATCTCACAGCTGCTATTTGCGCCTTTTATCCAATCCAGGAAAAGAAAGAAGCCCTTCCTGTTGGCGGGATTGTATGCCAGAATGTCCGCTCTTTTCGGCATAGGTCTGCTTTTGAACAGTGTTGACTCCTTTTCACCTTCCATCGTTCTGATTCTTATTTATTGCGGACTCACCGTCTTTACTCTCTCGGGTGCTTTTTCCGGTATCAGCTATGTTTCCCTCATAGGAGTCACCATTCCAAAAGAACTGAGACATAAGTTTTTTCTACATAAACAGGTGTTCTGGAGCCTGGGTGTGCTAATTTCGGGAGTTCTCACCCGGTATGTCCTGGCCGGGTTTTCAGGAACTCAAAAATATACATTTCTGTTTGCTCTCGCTTCATTGATGCTGGCTCTAGGATCAATCGGATTCTGGATGATCAGAGAACCGGATGTAGCTCTTGGGGCGGAAACAACTGCCCCCACGACTCCTGGAATTAAGGGAGTTTTCTCATCCATGAAGGTCATCTTGAAAGAGGATAGAACCTTCAGATTCTATTGCATTGCCATAAATCTACTCTCTTTATCTATCGTGATCATTCCTTTTTATCTCCCCTCTTTGATGAGGCATTTTTCTCTTTCCCCTCAAATCATTGGGACTATCGTTCTTCTCCAGATGGGCGGGATGGTCCTTTCTAATCTTATTTGGCCGAAGATCATTAAGCCCCTCGGTTTTAAAGGTCTTTTGAAGATTCAGGCTACGGCCAGTCTGTTTATTCCTTTCTTGTTGACCATCCTTCTTGTAAGCGGAATTGGCCCGGGTGTTATCTATGTTGTTTTCCCTCTCTTGGGAGCCCTGGCAGGGGCTCATAAAATGTGCGGAGAAGCTGTTTTGGTTCAGATTAGTCAGGAAGATCGGAGGGCTCTATATTCCGGAATCTACGGTGCTCTGAATTTGAGTAGTGCTGTGGCGCCTCTCATTCTTGGATTTCTCCTCAGGGATATTACATTCCTTCTGCTTTTCCCGATTCTGGGAGTTTTCTCTCTTTTAGCCATCCCAATTGTCAATAAAATGATATGCCCAATAGATGTGGTAAAGGCTCAAGACGATATGATTTCAAGGAGTTGA